Proteins encoded within one genomic window of Candidatus Syntrophocurvum alkaliphilum:
- a CDS encoding VanW family protein, translating into MKSLKPIKRSALRIYLGKKYYRLKRYIKWYTNRKKYANKKESMPLPYIISSHKTPLLRELKGVDMWLQHNKIINLKIASNKLNKVIIKPGETFSYWRLIGNPTKRKGYVEGMELFFGTVTVAVGGGLCQLSNLIYWITLHSPLTVSERYRHSYDVFPDSNRSQPFGSGATCAYNYLDLQIKNETDKNYQLIIYLTDTDLVGEWRSDMPATRIYQVYEKDHWITQEFWGGYIRHNTIHRKVFNIENELITDEFITENCAIMMYDPMLTD; encoded by the coding sequence ATGAAATCATTAAAACCCATAAAACGAAGTGCTTTAAGAATATATTTAGGTAAAAAATATTATAGATTGAAGCGTTATATAAAATGGTATACAAATAGAAAAAAATATGCTAACAAAAAAGAAAGTATGCCTTTACCTTATATAATCTCTTCTCACAAAACCCCTTTACTTAGAGAACTCAAAGGTGTTGATATGTGGTTACAGCACAATAAAATTATTAATCTCAAAATAGCGTCAAATAAATTGAATAAAGTAATTATAAAACCAGGAGAAACTTTTTCTTATTGGCGTTTAATTGGTAATCCTACAAAAAGAAAAGGATATGTAGAAGGGATGGAATTATTTTTTGGAACAGTTACAGTTGCTGTAGGAGGCGGATTATGTCAATTATCTAATTTAATATATTGGATTACTCTACATTCACCTTTAACTGTTTCAGAAAGATATCGCCATAGCTATGATGTTTTCCCTGACTCTAACAGAAGTCAACCATTCGGAAGTGGTGCTACATGTGCATATAACTATTTAGACTTACAAATTAAAAATGAAACAGATAAAAATTATCAGCTTATTATTTATTTAACAGATACCGATTTAGTTGGAGAATGGAGATCAGACATGCCTGCAACAAGAATTTATCAGGTTTATGAAAAAGATCATTGGATAACACAAGAATTTTGGGGTGGTTATATTAGGCATAACACAATCCATAGGAAAGTTTTTAATATTGAAAATGAACTTATAACTGATGAGTTTATTACTGAAAACTGCGCTATAATGATGTATGATCCTATGTTGACAGATTAA
- a CDS encoding TetR/AcrR family transcriptional regulator — MKDNRKELQRERMYRYFIDATAEVIENEGIEKVSIRKIADKAGYTSSTVYNYFQEFSHLIYFAAMRFMKDYIDELPDYMNRGSNTVEKWLYSWECFCKHSFEKPQIYSIIFIDNLGTVPEDLLKDYYKIYEKDLTRLSKNLQDIVLQHTFSKRSALYLQQAIEEGFITSEDVDFISEITLLIWTGMMTTFMNNRRKISPEKATEQTLYYVRESLMKVITPEKKKDINMQLNNSKTN; from the coding sequence GTGAAAGACAATCGGAAAGAATTGCAAAGGGAACGAATGTATAGGTATTTTATCGATGCAACAGCAGAAGTAATTGAAAATGAAGGTATAGAAAAAGTGAGCATTAGAAAAATTGCAGATAAAGCAGGGTATACTAGTTCCACTGTCTATAATTATTTTCAAGAGTTTTCACATTTGATATATTTTGCTGCGATGAGATTTATGAAAGATTATATAGATGAATTGCCTGATTATATGAACCGAGGTTCAAATACTGTTGAAAAATGGCTCTACAGTTGGGAATGTTTTTGTAAACATTCTTTTGAAAAACCTCAAATATATTCTATTATTTTTATTGATAATTTAGGAACAGTGCCAGAGGACCTGTTAAAAGATTACTATAAAATATATGAAAAAGATTTAACGAGATTGTCTAAAAATTTACAAGATATAGTGTTACAACATACTTTTTCTAAAAGAAGTGCGCTTTATCTTCAACAAGCAATAGAAGAGGGTTTTATTACATCAGAAGATGTTGATTTTATTTCAGAAATCACATTACTGATTTGGACAGGAATGATGACAACATTTATGAACAATAGGAGAAAAATTTCACCAGAAAAAGCCACTGAGCAAACACTTTACTATGTACGTGAAAGTTTAATGAAGGTAATTACTCCTGAAAAGAAAAAGGATATTAACATGCAACTAAATAATAGCAAGACTAATTGA
- a CDS encoding BCCT family transporter: protein MYNKIDKTIFWPSLIIVILSTLALVVFRDTAGPVIEGLMTGINTNLDWAFEFLTIGLFIILLWLIFGPYGKVKLGKENEHPEFSRFSWGGMLFCASMGTSIMFWSIVEPLYYYTGPPFGIEASSLGAADYALSYGLFHWGISAWALYALPAVVIAYNFFVRRNTSLRISTSCSGVLGKHTNGLLGKTIDILVICSMIGGLGTSLGLGVPMVAAVMGEVFGLEPNLGLNIFIILLWTVIFTSSAYLGLYKGIKKLSDLNIYLALGLAVFVIIMGPTLFILSYFTNSMGIMLDNFLRMSLYTDPIFMSGFPQDWTVFYWAWFAATAPFIGIFVARISKGRSIRELVSNVLLWGSLGSWLYFAVFGGYAMNLELTGQVPLTEILYDQGGQAVIVAVLNSLPLAPLVLTFFLVLGFIFLATSLDSASYVIASIATSDLKVDEEPARWHRLLWGLMLAIMSIGLTVVGGLTVVQTSSVLVSVPVLIMYILLALSLIKWLKQSDDKHVYISK from the coding sequence ATGTATAATAAAATTGATAAGACAATTTTTTGGCCATCATTAATAATTGTGATTTTATCAACTTTGGCCTTGGTGGTTTTTAGAGATACAGCTGGACCAGTTATTGAAGGCTTAATGACTGGGATTAATACTAATTTGGATTGGGCCTTTGAATTTTTAACTATTGGTTTATTTATTATTTTGCTTTGGTTAATTTTTGGACCTTATGGAAAAGTAAAACTGGGCAAGGAAAATGAGCACCCCGAATTCTCGCGATTTAGTTGGGGTGGAATGCTATTTTGTGCTAGTATGGGAACAAGTATTATGTTTTGGTCAATTGTTGAACCCCTGTACTATTATACTGGACCCCCGTTTGGTATTGAAGCAAGCTCTCTAGGTGCTGCCGATTACGCATTAAGTTATGGCCTATTTCACTGGGGAATTTCAGCATGGGCTTTATATGCCCTTCCTGCTGTTGTAATCGCATATAACTTTTTTGTGAGAAGAAATACTTCCCTTAGAATCAGTACTTCCTGTAGCGGGGTGTTAGGAAAACATACTAACGGATTATTGGGAAAAACTATAGATATTTTAGTTATTTGTAGCATGATTGGAGGTTTGGGAACATCGTTGGGTTTGGGTGTTCCCATGGTAGCTGCAGTCATGGGAGAAGTTTTTGGATTGGAACCTAATTTGGGTCTAAATATATTTATTATTCTTCTTTGGACAGTTATATTTACATCTAGTGCCTACCTAGGATTGTATAAAGGAATTAAAAAACTCAGCGATTTGAATATTTATCTAGCGTTAGGCTTGGCAGTGTTTGTAATTATAATGGGTCCAACACTATTTATACTTTCGTACTTTACAAATAGTATGGGTATTATGTTGGATAATTTCTTAAGAATGAGTTTGTATACAGATCCCATTTTTATGAGTGGTTTTCCCCAAGATTGGACAGTCTTTTATTGGGCGTGGTTTGCCGCAACAGCTCCATTTATAGGGATCTTTGTTGCTCGTATTTCCAAAGGAAGATCCATAAGAGAGCTTGTTTCAAATGTGCTATTATGGGGATCTCTTGGCAGTTGGTTGTATTTTGCCGTATTTGGTGGTTATGCTATGAACTTAGAATTAACAGGACAAGTACCTTTGACTGAAATCTTATATGATCAGGGAGGACAAGCGGTAATTGTAGCAGTTCTCAATTCGTTGCCATTGGCACCGTTAGTTCTAACATTTTTTTTAGTACTAGGCTTTATTTTCTTAGCAACTTCGTTAGACTCTGCTAGTTATGTTATTGCCAGTATAGCTACATCTGACCTCAAAGTAGACGAGGAACCTGCAAGATGGCACCGTCTATTGTGGGGTCTAATGCTTGCAATCATGTCAATTGGATTAACTGTTGTAGGTGGGCTTACAGTCGTACAAACATCTTCTGTATTAGTATCAGTACCTGTGCTGATAATGTATATTTTACTAGCTCTATCCTTAATAAAATGGCTTAAGCAAAGTGATGATAAACATGTATATATAAGTAAATAG